A section of the Passer domesticus isolate bPasDom1 chromosome 17, bPasDom1.hap1, whole genome shotgun sequence genome encodes:
- the FICD gene encoding protein adenylyltransferase FICD has product MSLAAMASDGELPWLSPRLRARWAAALLLLLSSLVVLLLPLDKQCHAVLKGLSLLRNELGSSGIGRLTGQSTELSVASKGLELLVLKGKASPEVKLEARAALNQALEMKRQGKREKAHKLFLYALKMDPDYVDALNEFGIFSEEEKDILQADYLYSKALTISPHNEKALSNRGRTLPLVEEIDQRYFSIIDSKVKKVMAIPKGNSALRRVMEESYYHHIYHTVAIEGNTLTLSEIRHIIETRYAVPGKSLAEQNEVIGMHAALKFVNTTLVSRIGSVTSRDILDIHRRVLGYADPVEAGRFRATQVFVGHHIPPHPQDVEKQMEEFVQWMNSEDAMSLHPVEFAALAHYKLVYIHPFVDGNGRTSRLLMNLILMQAGYPPITIRKEQRAEYYHVLEVANEGDVRPFIRFIAQCAETTLDMLLIATTEHAAGLPEAGGGAACKQTIPVKT; this is encoded by the exons ATGAGCCTGGCGGCGATGGCGAGCGATGGCGAGCTGCCGTGGCTGTCCCCGCGGCTCCGGGCGCGCTGGGCGgccgcgctgctgctgctgctgagctcgctggtggtgctgctgctgccgctggacAAGCAGTGCCACGCCGTGCTCAAGGGGCTGTCGCTGCTGAGGAATGAGCTGGGCTCCTCGGGGATCGGCAGGCTCACGGGACAGAGCACGGAGCTGAGCGTCGCCTCcaaggggctggagctgctggtgctgaaggGAAAAGCATCCCCAG AGGTGAAGTTGGaagccagagcagctctgaaccAAGCCCTGGAGATGAAGCGCCAAGGGAAGCGTGAGAAGGCCCACAAACTCTTCCTGTACGCCCTCAAAATGGACCCGGACTACGTGGACGCCCTGAACGAGTTCGGGATCTtttcagaggaggaaaaggacatCCTGCAGGCCGACTACCTGTACTCCAAAGCTCTGACCATCTCCCCCCACAACGAGAAGGCTCTGAGCAACCGCGGCCGCACGCTGCCCTTGGTGGAGGAGATCGACCAGAGGTATTTCAGCATCATCGACAGCAAGGTCAAGAAGGTGATGGCCATTCCCAAAGGGAATTCCGCCCTGCGCCGGGTGATGGAGGAATCCTACTACCACCACATCTACCACACGGTGGCCATCGAGGGGAACACGCTGACGCTGTCCGAGATCCGGCACATCATCGAGACCAGGTACGCCGTTCCCGGGAAGAGCCTGGCGGAGCAGAACGAGGTCATCGGCATGCACGCCGCCCTCAAGTTCGTCAACACCACGCTGGTGTCGCGCATCGGCTCCGTCACCAGCAGGGACATCCTGGACATCCACCGGCGCGTGCTGGGCTACGCCGACCCCGTGGAGGCGGGGCGGTTCCGCGCCACGCAGGTCTTCGTGGGCCACCACATCCCGCCGCACCCGCAGGACGTGGAGAAGCAGATGGAGGAGTTCGTGCAGTGGATGAACTCGGAGGACGCCATGAGCCTGCACCCCGTGGAGTTCGCGGCGCTGGCGCACTACAAGCTGGTCTACATCCACCCCTTCGTGGACGGCAACGGCCGCACGTCGCGGCTGCTGATGAACCTGATCCTGATGCAGGCGGGGTACCCGCCCATCACCATCCGCAAGGAGCAGCGCGCCGAGTACTACCACGTGCTGGAGGTGGCCAACGAGGGCGACGTGCGGCCCTTCATCCGCTTCATCGCGCAGTGCGCCGAGACCACGCTGGACATGCTGCTCATCGCCACCACCGAGCACGCCGCGGGGCTGCCCGaggcgggcggcggcgctgccTGCAAGCAAACCATCCCCGTCAAGACCTGA